The Paraburkholderia agricolaris genome includes the window CACAGGCATTCGGCAGTATTCGTTATGCAGTGCGCCATGGGAGCGGCACCGTTACGTAATCGGCGTAAAGCGTGAACCGCAAAGCCGCGGCGGCTCGGTGTGGATGCATGACACAGTGCGGCCGGGCGCATCGATGACGATCGGGATTCCCCGCAATAACTTTGCGCTTGAGACAGCAGCGGACAGACATCTGCTCTTTGGAGCCGGTATTGGAATTACCCCATTGCTTGCAATGGCGGAAACCCTCGCGCGAAATGATGCCGAATTCACGCTTTACTACTTCGCTCGCTCGGCTGCGCACCAGGCGTTCAAGACGCGCCTGGCGGGATCGCCGTGGGCTTCCAGAGTGCGCTATCAGTTAGACGACGGCGGCCCGACTATCGACCTCGCCGCGGAACTGGCGGCGGCGTCTCCAGCAACGCATCTGTATATGTGCGGTCCGCAAGGTTTCATGGATGCGGTCAGGCGAGCTGCTTCGTCATGGCCGGACGAGAATGTCCATCTGGAATACTTTGCCGCGGAGCCCGTCGAGCATGTGGACGGGGACCAGCCGTTCGAGATTGAACTGGCCCGTAGTGGCGAGAGATTCCACATTGGCCGAGACGAAACGATTGCGCAGGTTCTGCTCGATGCCGGCGTCGATATCATGACGTCCTGCGAGCAAGGCGTATGCGGCACCTGCGTGACGACTTATCTCGACGGTGAGCCGGAACACCGTGATTTTTGTCTGAACAGGCGAGAACGCGAGACCAGGGTTGCACTTTGCTGCGCTCGCGCGAAGACGGCCACGCTGGTGCTAGACCTGTGACGCGTCAGAAGCCATTGCGTTGAAGGGCTAAGCGGCGCTGAAACGATAGCATTCTGGTTATCGTGTCTCTTATAGAAATCTGGTTTTATTAATAAATTTAGGATTACTTTTTGTAGTGATCTGTAGTCTGAATTTTTGTCTGTCAGTGTTGGATGATGAATGCAATAAAGAGTGCGTTGCATCGCAACGCTAGCCAAACAAAATGTTGAGTCAGGGACTAACATGAAGGCTTATGCACCACGCGCCGTCTGCTGTCGAATCGGCTTGCAGATAACGCTATCGGGGATCTTGGGGTTGCCACTTTCTGTTTTAGCACAGACGGCGGATGTAACCGTTCCCGCTTCAGGTGTGGATTTCGCAGAGCAAAAGGGACAGGACACTGTCGAGCATGCTGCCGCTGCCGCCGCTTCTCAGGCCACGCCTCCCAGTCATGGGGATGCGGCGAATCTCGTAGAGATGTTCACGAAGGGTCAGTTCTTTGGCGATATCAGAACAATCTATTTCTCGTCGCACAATGCTTTCTACCAGTCCGGACTGAATCAGAATACCGCTAGCTATGGCGGCGGAATCGGCTACAAGACCGCTAACTTCTACGGATTTTCCTTGGGTGTTAGCGGCTACATCCAACGCGGCATTGATCACTCGGATGATCCGACGAAAGTCGATAGCTATCTTGGACCCAACATTACGGCGTTGGGTATGGCCTACCTGAGGTGGGAGCATAAGGATTTCAGCGTGACCGCGGGTAATCAGGAGTTGGACGTTCCGTTCGCATCGACGTATGACTGGCGGATGGCCCCGCAATTGTTTCAGGGCGTGACGGCAAAGTACGGGGACGCGGACAACTACGTCACCGCTTTCCGGATGTTTCGATTCAAATCCTATATCGACAACTCGTTCACCAGGCAGACTACCTATAACGCCAACATTGACCCGTACTCTCCCGTTGGCAATCAGGAGACCAACGGATTCTATGGCATAGGAGGTGTTCGCACAGTTCCGCTGGATCCCATAGCGCTTAAAGGTCAGGCGTGGTACATGGGCTATCTGGACTACGCCCGCATGACGTATCTGGAGGGGCAGGTGAACCTTACGCAAGGTGCGATCCAGCCCTTCGCAGCTGCCCAGTTCTTTTATGAAACCGGTGACGGCAAACAGTTACTTGGCCCGATCAACAGTCAGGTGTACGGCGTACAGCTTGGACTCAAGCGCAACTCGCTGTTGCTTAGTTTCGGGTACGACTACATCAAACCTCATGGCGGCTCCTATCTCAATGGTGCACTCGTGACGCCTTACGCGCACTACGTTGCATCGGGTCCACTGTTTGCCCAGCCGTTCTTATCCAGTACACAGGATCTTGGCGCGGGGAGTGCTTTCGCGATCGACCTGAACGGTGCGCCGACTTCCAACCTGTTTGTTGGTTTTCGATATTCCTTCATGGACCTGAAGAACAGTCCGGGTGCGGCGAGTCTGGACCAGTCGGAGTATCTCGTCTACGCGATCTACTCGCTCGGCGGCAAGTTCAAGGGTTTCAGCATAGCGGACTTTCTTGCCTATGATAGTTCGCCGACCTACAAGAGCAAATTCGTTCAGAACCGGTTGACACTTCAATATGCCTGGGGACCACAGTAAGGTTCCCGGGGGAAATACCATGATCTCGCGCGAACTGGAAACGTTGAATCAGGCGGGTGCCCACGACGGCTACTGGATCTGCAACGCTAGCGTGCCGCAAGCGTTGATCCACGAAACGGCATCGGCCCATCGCGAGAAGAATCCGTCGCAGCCTGTGCCGGTCGCACTTAAGCTGCGTGGCGACCGGATCGAACGAATCGTGCCCGAAGCGGTCGATGACGGTTCTCCCTGCTTCAATCTGGACGGCGGCCTGCTTTTGTCAGGATGGGTGGACGCGCACACGCATCTCGACAAAGGCCATATCTCACCGCGTGCCGGTGTCAGCGGCGGCGGGTTACTTGCCGCGATCGAGGCTACCCGGGGTGACTTACGGCACTGGACACATGATGACCTTGAAAGGCGGATGTCGTTTTCATTGCGCAGTGCGCTGGCCTATGGAACGCGCGCTATGCGCACGCATATCGATTGGGAGCAGTCCGCGACGC containing:
- a CDS encoding OprD family outer membrane porin, which gives rise to MKAYAPRAVCCRIGLQITLSGILGLPLSVLAQTADVTVPASGVDFAEQKGQDTVEHAAAAAASQATPPSHGDAANLVEMFTKGQFFGDIRTIYFSSHNAFYQSGLNQNTASYGGGIGYKTANFYGFSLGVSGYIQRGIDHSDDPTKVDSYLGPNITALGMAYLRWEHKDFSVTAGNQELDVPFASTYDWRMAPQLFQGVTAKYGDADNYVTAFRMFRFKSYIDNSFTRQTTYNANIDPYSPVGNQETNGFYGIGGVRTVPLDPIALKGQAWYMGYLDYARMTYLEGQVNLTQGAIQPFAAAQFFYETGDGKQLLGPINSQVYGVQLGLKRNSLLLSFGYDYIKPHGGSYLNGALVTPYAHYVASGPLFAQPFLSSTQDLGAGSAFAIDLNGAPTSNLFVGFRYSFMDLKNSPGAASLDQSEYLVYAIYSLGGKFKGFSIADFLAYDSSPTYKSKFVQNRLTLQYAWGPQ
- a CDS encoding PDR/VanB family oxidoreductase translates to MESTLQVRVAEVIEETAEIRRFELVAEGGGELPAFEAGAHIDVYAGSTGIRQYSLCSAPWERHRYVIGVKREPQSRGGSVWMHDTVRPGASMTIGIPRNNFALETAADRHLLFGAGIGITPLLAMAETLARNDAEFTLYYFARSAAHQAFKTRLAGSPWASRVRYQLDDGGPTIDLAAELAAASPATHLYMCGPQGFMDAVRRAASSWPDENVHLEYFAAEPVEHVDGDQPFEIELARSGERFHIGRDETIAQVLLDAGVDIMTSCEQGVCGTCVTTYLDGEPEHRDFCLNRRERETRVALCCARAKTATLVLDL